A region from the Lolium perenne isolate Kyuss_39 chromosome 4, Kyuss_2.0, whole genome shotgun sequence genome encodes:
- the LOC127324021 gene encoding uncharacterized protein has protein sequence MLEHQQHLEDEDRLSSLTDDILLSILGRVSLRMAVSTGVLSTRWKHLPWLLPELSINVEDFLSVPCTEAIEANEREELAMVSLTKATRSFLADHQRESTISSLHLKLYLINTSLCEVGPLIGDAIDSGLLKDLDLTILDKTNPLDRSDEDMLQRAQDIDTFFGAYPSVLHCLTKLSIQNAGFDKLDMHHVLFDCCKQLKHLSLSYCDTGMYSDFKIDAPNSKLCFLEFDKCRFERLELVCLPKLEKLICGTWESHNVPVTFGFVPSLGELELSFGAAYYQCPFKLSELLHGTASIHTLTLDFQGEIVWLQPEIEELRPAFSKLKKLSVCGIFVEFDILWTTAFLVAAPSIEKLRIQVSDHPCEAGFRGGMYSDRVTPQWEMRFDGSENRLLKELEFGGFNSLEQQFTFIRSMLVRCPNLQKIILRGDMICEECDALDASLRNLKFPKKDEEEMVVERIRGGIFLPEIIFDEDWSLGI, from the exons ATGCTGGAGCACCAGCAG CATCTGGAGGACGAAGATAGGCTCAGCTCGCTGACAGATGATATTTTACTGTCTATCTTGGGTAGAGTCAGTTTACGTATGGCTGTAAGCACAGGTGTGCTTTCTACACGGTGGAAGCATCTGCCTTGGTTGCTGCCTGAACTCAGCATAAATGTCGAGGATTTCCTATCTGTTCCATGCACTGAAGCTATTGAGGCAAATGAAAGGGAGGAGTTAGCTATGGTGTCTTTGACCAAAGCTACCAGGAGTTTCTTGGCTGATCATCAGAGAGAATCCACCATCTCAAGTTTGCACCTTAAACTCTACTTAATCAACACTTCCTTGTGCGAAGTTGGCCCATTAATAGGTGACGCAATTGACAGTGGTTTGTTGAAAGATTTGGATCTGACCATTCTTGACAAGACAAATCCTTTAGATCGTAGTGACGAGGATATGCTGCAGCGAGCTCAAGATATTGATACTTTCTTCGGTGCCTACCCTAGTGTGCTCCACTGCCTCACAAAGCTCTCTATACAAAATGCAGGCTTTGACAAATTGGACATGCACCATGTCTTGTTTGACTGCTGCAAGCAACTGAAGCATCTAAGCCTTTCTTATTGTGATACCGGCATGTACTCTGACTTTAAGATTGATGCACCAAACTCAAAACTTTGTTTTCTGGAATTCGACAAGTGTCGCTTTGAGAGACTCGAACTGGTCTGCCTCCCGAAGTTGGAGAAATTGATATGCGGTACTTGGGAATCTCATAATGTCCCAGTGACCTTTGGGTTTGTCCCATCTCTTGGAGAATTAGAACTCTCATTTGGTGCAGCATATTATCAATGTCCGTTTAAGTTAAGTGAGCTTCTACATGGAACAGCAAGCATACACACTCTGACATTGGACTTCCAAGGAGAAATT GTTTGGTTGCAACCTGAAATAGAGGAACTCCGCCCTGCATTCAGCAAGCTAAAGAAGCTGTCTGTGTGTGGCATTTTTGTTGAATTTGACATTTTATGGACGACTGCCTTTCTGGTAGCAGCACCATCTATTGAAAAATTACGTATTCAG GTATCGGATCATCCATGCGAGGCTGGTTTTAGAGGTGGCATGTACAGTGACAGAGTGACTCCTCAGTGGGAAATGCGCTTTGATGGCTCTGAGAACAGGCTGCTGAAAGAGCTAGAATTTGGTGGCTTTAACTCACTAGAACAACAATTTACATTTATAAGATCCATGTTGGTGAGATGTCCCAACTTGCAGAAGATAATTCTTAGAGGAGACATGATATGCGAAGAATGTGATGCTCTTGATGCATCACTTCGTAATTTGAAATTTCCAAAGAAGGATGAGGAAGAAATGGTGGTTGAGCGGATTAGAGGTGGCATATTCTTGCCAGAGATAATTTTCGATGAAGACTGGTCCCTGGGCATCTGA
- the LOC127324017 gene encoding F-box/LRR-repeat protein At5g02910 gives MPPHQHLGDEDRLSTLTDDILLSILGRVSSCMAARTGVLSTRWKHLPWLLPELSIDVKDFLSVPSPDPTEADAMEKAMMSLTKATKNFLADHRRESTISSLHLNLYLINNFLCEVGSLVGDAVDSGLLKDLDPAITDETAPRDCSEVYMVQRGKEIDGFFSACPSVLHCLTKLSLRNLCFIELDMHHILFDCCKQLKHLSLYQCDTGASSLFMIDAPNSKVSVLELTLCRFVRLEVVCLPKLEKLSWDTWMSPDMPLAIGFAQSLGELELSCGAVCANSGTKLSELLHATRGIHTLSLGFQGENIWLQTETKQLCTAFNKLRKLSVQGIFVEFDILWTTAFLVAAPSIELLQIEVWEHPCDEEDLTDEDRRRTNSERRNPQWDMDFDNSKNWLLKELEFVGFRSLEQQFTFIRSVLERSPNLQKIFLKDDEECSFCAALGAPSKFPKKDDQEMIIRRITDGIFSPQIIFDKL, from the exons ATGCCGCCGCACCAG CACCTGGGCGATGAAGATAGGCTCAGCACTCTGACTGATGATATTTTACTGTCTATCTTGGGGAGAGTCAGTTCATGTATGGCTGCAAGGACAGGTGTGCTTTCTACACGGTGGAAGCATCTGCCTTGGTTGCTGCCTGAACTAAGCATCGATGTCAAGGATTTCCTATCTGTTCCAAGCCCTGATCCTACTGAGGCAGATGCTATGGAGAAAGCTATGATGTCTTTGACTAAAGCAACCAAGAATTTCTTGGCTGACCATCGGAGGGAATCCACCATCTCAAGTCTGCACCTTAATCTCTACTTGATCAACAATTTCTTGTGCGAAGTTGGCTCACTGGTAGGTGACGCTGTTGACAGTGGTTTGTTAAAAGATTTGGATCCCGCCATTACTGATGAGACAGCTCCTCGTGACTGTAGTGAGGTGTATATGGTACAGCGAGGCAAAGAAATTGATGGTTTTTTCAGTGCATGCCCTAGTGTGCTCCATTGCCTCACAAAACTCTCTCTACGCAATTTATGCTTCATCGAATTGGACATGCACCATATTCTGTTTGACTGCTGCAAGCAACTGAAGCATCTAAGCCTTTATCAGTGTGATACTGGTGCTAGCTCTTTGTTTATGATTGATGCACCAAACTCAAAAGTTAGCGTTCTAGAACTCACCTTGTGTCGCTTTGTGAGACTTGAGGTGGTCTGCCTTCCTAAATTGGAGAAGCTCAGCTGGGATACTTGGATGTCTCCAGATATGCCATTGGCCATTGGTTTTGCCCAGTCGCTTGGAGAATTAGAACTCTCATGTGGTGCAGTATGTGCTAACAGTGGAACTAAATTAAGTGAGCTTCTACATGCAACCAGAGGCATACATACTCTTAGTTTGGGTTTCCAAGGAGAAAAT ATTTGGTTGCAAACTGAAACTAAGCAACTCTGCACAGCTTTCAACAAGCTAAGGAAGCTGTCTGTGCAAGGTATCTTTGTTGAATTTGACATTTTATGGACTACTGCCTTTCTTGTGGCGGCACCTTCTATCGAGCTGTTACAGATTGAG GTATGGGAACATCCATGCGATGAGGAAGACTTGACTGATGAAGATAGACGACGTACAAACTCTGAAAGAAGAAATCCTCAGTGGGATATGGACTTCGACAACTCGAAGAATTGGTTGTTGAAAGAGCTAGAATTTGTTGGCTTCAGATCACTAGAACAACAGTTCACATTTATAAGATCTGTTTTGGAGCGATCTCCAAACTTGCAGAAGATATTTCTCAAAGATGACGAGGAGTGCTCCTTTTGTGCAGCTCTTGGTGCGCCTTCAAAATTCCCCAAGAAGGATGATCAAGAAATGATCATAAGGCGGATTACAGATGGCATATTCTCACCCCAGATAATTTTTGATAAGTTGTAA